From Pseudomonas fluorescens, one genomic window encodes:
- a CDS encoding Ig-like domain-containing protein, giving the protein MNTWPRFIFNTLSLSIAMAGSASAALQSFDPGPYTLATGRFPMWYQDFSNVKLELCLAKTVSSRAPGTPAAPGYMCTIPPEGTFNPAEPIIFPNNWPGESFWFTADGSVGDRTYGIEQYVAALEAVAGEGEIVDGEQHNFARIRIRAAVPTAGMYTVRHPYGTKTYVVAAADVGRRAINDTSDVGIATLNYSGALQGALGPFLYSATAPNIMTNAAGAEIARYFTEPNPETGVQDKFIGDPNITDTVRGSPVLDAQGNPQNYLEISGPAGTLRTNLLAISGKLYDDRTQTPIEVERVTYQRDASGSQVEVFADSHRTNDSTHVTSPAASAVCYRTTLTLVGTPGGPCIAGANLATDNNGYFYTRFVTPAAPPSVVVLTASETGGTTKATAVSRTPIDVVKISAAQYDPANHRLTISATSSDQVLKPDLIAQGYGPLPGNGNLVINDVPQPPESVTVKSAAGGVDSEPVVVGGIADAPGENGKPLAVADNASTSSGVPITVNVLANDSDPDEDTPLTIGSVTQPGTGQGTVALNGTTSLTYTPPTTNVPVTATFSYIARDSKGLASEPAQVTVSVSPNQAPVANNDTAASQGGTATINVLANDADPEGNNPLTVIILSQPAAGRGSVTTNGTVVNYTAPQPLTSAFTTTFTYQVRDSLGALSTPATVTVQVTPLATQETLVLTTAEARSRSNNRFTWDISGTSSAVVGNTITVQVSTASGLVTLGTATVPVTGRWRLTATTTTIVPSATNPTVTLRSSLGTVRTAPLVVQ; this is encoded by the coding sequence ATGAACACGTGGCCACGTTTCATCTTCAACACACTGAGCCTGTCCATCGCCATGGCCGGCAGTGCCAGTGCCGCCCTGCAGAGTTTCGACCCGGGGCCCTACACCCTTGCCACCGGTCGATTCCCGATGTGGTATCAGGACTTCAGCAACGTCAAACTCGAGCTGTGCCTGGCGAAAACCGTCAGTTCGCGGGCACCGGGCACCCCAGCTGCCCCGGGCTACATGTGCACCATTCCTCCGGAAGGCACGTTCAATCCCGCAGAGCCGATCATCTTCCCGAACAACTGGCCAGGCGAAAGCTTCTGGTTCACCGCTGACGGCAGCGTCGGTGATCGTACCTACGGCATCGAGCAATATGTGGCAGCCCTGGAAGCGGTCGCCGGCGAAGGCGAGATCGTCGATGGCGAACAGCACAACTTCGCCCGGATCAGGATCCGGGCCGCCGTCCCTACCGCCGGCATGTACACCGTGCGCCACCCCTATGGCACCAAAACGTATGTGGTGGCTGCCGCTGACGTTGGACGGCGGGCGATCAACGATACCAGCGACGTCGGTATCGCCACGCTCAATTACTCCGGTGCCTTGCAGGGCGCCCTCGGCCCGTTCCTCTACAGCGCCACCGCGCCCAACATAATGACCAACGCAGCCGGCGCGGAAATCGCCCGCTACTTCACCGAGCCCAACCCGGAAACCGGGGTGCAGGACAAGTTCATCGGCGACCCGAACATCACCGATACGGTGCGCGGCAGTCCGGTGCTCGATGCCCAGGGCAACCCGCAGAACTACCTGGAGATTTCCGGTCCGGCGGGCACCCTGCGCACCAACCTGCTGGCGATCTCCGGCAAGCTTTACGACGACCGCACCCAGACCCCGATCGAGGTCGAACGCGTCACCTACCAGCGTGACGCCAGCGGCTCGCAGGTCGAGGTGTTCGCCGACTCGCACCGCACCAACGACAGTACCCATGTCACCAGCCCGGCGGCGTCGGCGGTCTGCTACCGCACCACTCTGACCCTGGTGGGCACCCCGGGTGGGCCGTGCATCGCCGGTGCAAACCTGGCCACGGACAACAATGGCTACTTCTACACCCGCTTCGTCACACCGGCCGCCCCGCCTTCAGTGGTGGTGTTGACCGCCAGCGAAACGGGCGGAACCACCAAAGCCACGGCGGTTTCACGGACCCCGATCGATGTGGTGAAAATCAGTGCCGCGCAATACGATCCGGCTAACCACCGCCTGACCATCAGCGCCACCTCCAGCGATCAGGTGCTCAAACCTGACCTGATTGCCCAGGGTTACGGTCCGCTGCCGGGCAACGGCAATCTGGTGATCAACGATGTGCCGCAGCCACCGGAAAGCGTGACGGTCAAGTCAGCTGCCGGCGGCGTGGACAGCGAACCGGTGGTGGTCGGTGGTATCGCCGATGCACCTGGCGAGAACGGCAAGCCACTGGCGGTGGCCGATAACGCCAGCACCAGTTCGGGCGTACCGATTACGGTCAATGTCCTGGCCAACGACAGCGATCCCGACGAAGACACCCCGCTGACCATTGGCAGCGTCACGCAGCCGGGTACAGGGCAAGGCACGGTGGCACTTAACGGCACCACCAGCCTGACCTACACCCCACCGACCACCAACGTGCCGGTGACCGCGACCTTCTCCTATATCGCCCGGGACAGCAAAGGACTGGCCTCGGAACCGGCCCAGGTCACGGTCAGCGTCAGTCCGAACCAGGCACCGGTGGCCAACAACGACACCGCCGCCAGCCAAGGTGGGACCGCGACCATCAACGTCCTGGCCAACGACGCCGACCCAGAAGGCAACAACCCGCTGACCGTGATCATCCTGAGCCAGCCGGCAGCCGGCAGGGGCAGCGTGACCACCAACGGCACCGTGGTGAACTACACCGCACCGCAGCCGCTCACCAGTGCCTTTACCACCACCTTTACCTATCAGGTGAGGGATTCGCTGGGGGCACTGTCGACACCGGCCACGGTCACCGTGCAGGTCACTCCGTTGGCCACCCAGGAGACCCTGGTCCTGACCACCGCCGAGGCCCGGTCACGTTCCAACAACCGCTTCACCTGGGACATCTCCGGGACGTCCTCGGCAGTGGTCGGCAACACCATCACTGTGCAGGTCAGTACTGCCAGTGGCCTGGTCACCCTGGGCACCGCGACCGTCCCGGTCACTGGCCGCTGGCGCTTGACGGCGACCACCACGACCATCGTGCCGAGCGCCACCAACCCGACCGTCACCCTGCGCTCGTCCCTGGGCACCGTGCGCACCGCGCCGCTGGTGGTCCAATAG
- a CDS encoding N-acetylmuramidase domain-containing protein: protein MASWLSFFFGLPDVRKDAPRSRPAPRVLPIRDNGLNPKLPETPKLTPLKNWSHPFKDSRDPLQQLTHMAKAAAGYYPLGRSGMFHGGVHFDGGTAGTLDQSSVHCLADGEVVAYRVDTRSPTTRYFVEGITLDLPFSRNFVLVRHHLQAPHIHGSPDVPPSLTFYSFYMHLQDWAVYQDNPTQARPPFWPQSPTFRVKQTANDGRPGHPEEVGLNLRNADYQGKVIDLLPRGTEVVVSGRGYYRKLENRLGPSALLDADGALRGYIAASLLRPEADGEYRIVSSRERVNVRAEPNILSDILLELPTGTVLTVSGEGDFRKLERINQYLYFADLESELAPQTVDQIVVLEQPVPIKAGALIGHIGDYQDGHSERPEQRLHLEVFSGDDIDLYFEASRAWAQRLPAKEKTWLKLPKGTAVVPHRHNVTGPLLRTWSETSPLSDADLLIPRSLLDGLSAEHKIQVPGRDGHNDRHWYRLDGLLHDAEQNLLNGWVCEEIGITPTVSPWAWEGYDVLFDYSPPRHNTASFLTIIGDFTDAQCQRFKPLADKDIASPMKQRLYDIIDRNRDGHITADELQTALQLPAHAQAISQMVLRKESEWFYTKEKWDGLDELLGHCGSTPELNWVAEKQRIEQLGWWSEVAEKVGLPSWGRPYHFHPVGLVGLFKNTKQYPEILVDRVKVSLEFLDLYDGSMIEESDYIAAAAELGCEVEAIKAVAITETGSSGSYFSKSGDDQVVAILYERHYFHRLTGGRFDASQSDLSDRSSGGYGSYSAQYEKLVRAYKLSPDAALKSTSWGRFQIMGSNHERAGYRTVEDFVRDHSRSEKNHLKGFVSFIKSDPSLSSAIVKKDWLKFALRYNGLEQQGYDIKMRDNYNALKQK, encoded by the coding sequence ATGGCCAGTTGGCTTTCTTTCTTTTTCGGCCTTCCCGATGTGCGCAAAGACGCGCCCAGGAGTCGGCCAGCGCCGCGAGTTCTGCCCATCCGCGATAACGGCCTCAACCCAAAACTGCCCGAAACGCCCAAGCTGACCCCGCTGAAAAACTGGAGTCACCCATTCAAGGACAGCCGTGACCCGCTGCAGCAACTGACCCACATGGCCAAGGCCGCCGCCGGTTACTACCCGCTCGGGCGCAGCGGCATGTTCCATGGCGGCGTGCATTTCGATGGCGGCACCGCCGGCACCCTGGATCAGTCCAGCGTGCACTGTCTGGCGGACGGTGAAGTGGTGGCCTATCGCGTCGACACCCGTTCGCCGACTACCCGCTATTTCGTCGAAGGCATAACCCTCGACCTGCCTTTCTCGCGAAATTTCGTGCTGGTGCGCCACCACTTGCAGGCGCCGCACATCCACGGCAGCCCGGATGTGCCGCCGAGCCTGACCTTCTACAGCTTCTATATGCACCTGCAGGATTGGGCGGTGTATCAGGACAATCCTACACAAGCGCGTCCTCCCTTCTGGCCGCAAAGTCCGACCTTTCGCGTCAAGCAGACGGCCAACGATGGTCGCCCCGGCCACCCCGAAGAGGTCGGCCTGAATCTGCGCAACGCCGACTATCAGGGCAAGGTCATCGACCTGTTGCCGCGTGGCACCGAAGTGGTGGTCAGCGGCAGAGGGTATTACCGCAAGCTGGAAAATCGTCTCGGCCCGAGCGCATTGCTCGACGCCGACGGCGCACTGCGAGGCTATATTGCCGCCAGCCTGCTGCGCCCTGAGGCTGATGGCGAGTACCGCATCGTCTCGTCGAGAGAGCGGGTCAATGTGCGCGCCGAGCCGAACATTCTCAGCGACATCCTGCTGGAATTGCCCACCGGTACGGTGCTTACCGTCAGTGGCGAAGGCGATTTCCGCAAGCTGGAGCGGATCAATCAGTACCTGTACTTCGCCGACCTGGAAAGCGAGCTCGCGCCGCAAACGGTCGATCAAATCGTCGTGCTGGAGCAACCGGTACCGATCAAGGCCGGCGCCCTGATCGGCCATATCGGCGACTATCAGGACGGCCACAGTGAGCGCCCGGAACAGCGACTGCACCTTGAGGTCTTCAGTGGCGATGACATCGACCTGTACTTCGAAGCCAGCCGTGCCTGGGCCCAGCGCTTGCCCGCCAAAGAAAAAACCTGGCTGAAACTGCCCAAAGGCACCGCCGTGGTGCCGCATCGGCACAATGTCACCGGGCCCCTGCTCAGAACCTGGAGCGAAACCAGCCCGCTCAGCGACGCCGACTTGCTGATCCCCAGAAGCCTGTTGGACGGACTCTCCGCCGAGCACAAAATCCAGGTGCCCGGGCGCGATGGCCACAACGACCGCCACTGGTACCGCCTCGATGGTCTGCTGCACGACGCCGAGCAAAACCTGCTGAACGGCTGGGTCTGCGAAGAAATCGGCATCACCCCGACCGTCAGCCCCTGGGCCTGGGAAGGCTACGACGTGCTCTTCGACTACAGCCCCCCGCGCCACAACACCGCCTCGTTTCTCACCATCATCGGCGACTTTACCGACGCACAATGCCAACGCTTCAAACCCCTGGCCGACAAAGACATCGCCAGCCCGATGAAACAACGCCTGTACGACATCATCGACCGCAACCGCGACGGCCACATCACCGCCGACGAACTGCAAACCGCCCTGCAACTACCGGCCCATGCACAAGCCATTTCACAGATGGTCCTGCGCAAGGAAAGCGAGTGGTTTTACACCAAGGAGAAGTGGGATGGGCTGGATGAACTGCTGGGGCACTGCGGGTCGACGCCGGAGTTGAACTGGGTGGCGGAGAAACAGCGGATCGAGCAGCTTGGGTGGTGGAGTGAAGTGGCGGAGAAGGTGGGGTTGCCGAGTTGGGGGAGGCCTTATCATTTTCATCCGGTGGGGTTGGTGGGACTCTTCAAGAATACAAAGCAGTATCCAGAAATTCTTGTAGATCGTGTGAAAGTATCACTTGAATTTTTGGATTTATATGATGGTTCAATGATTGAGGAAAGTGATTATATCGCGGCGGCAGCCGAACTGGGTTGTGAGGTTGAAGCGATAAAAGCGGTTGCTATTACAGAGACTGGATCATCAGGAAGTTATTTTTCGAAATCGGGAGATGATCAGGTTGTAGCTATTTTATACGAGCGTCACTATTTTCATCGTCTAACGGGAGGGCGTTTTGATGCATCCCAATCTGATTTGTCAGACAGAAGCTCAGGTGGTTACGGATCATATTCCGCACAATACGAGAAACTTGTTAGGGCATATAAACTGAGCCCGGACGCTGCTCTGAAATCTACCTCTTGGGGGCGTTTTCAGATTATGGGGAGCAATCATGAGCGTGCTGGGTATCGAACAGTTGAAGATTTTGTGCGTGACCATAGTCGCTCCGAGAAAAACCATCTCAAAGGTTTCGTTAGCTTCATAAAAAGTGATCCTTCCTTGTCCTCTGCAATTGTTAAAAAAGACTGGTTAAAGTTTGCCTTGAGATATAACGGCCTGGAACAGCAAGGTTATGATATAAAAATGAGGGATAATTACAATGCGCTCAAACAAAAGTAG
- the mnxG gene encoding manganese-oxidizing multicopper oxidase MnxG, whose product MICAQLHTGIELERIRTWLRKPQGLAVLAGVWLAGGEFAEAAVQCQRTLVANVVAMDQPLMFNRLGAHNPNGMMYALRADVVDSNGLLITQGGSATPGQVTLRPDKRPRPLVLRVAAGDCLTVNLQNLLGFQANPNGQGNDHENPALGELHVDAQVADRHVGFQVNGLQAFGSINDISANSGRNDNTLLSPGQSRSYTLYAEREGTFVATSYGATFGSEGSSGNVGNGLFGQVVVLPKGGRAYHNTVTEEDLRLATRGRTPAGQPVIDYQARYPVQQPWIAEGKAGKPILSMVDGNEIIASNADAIVMGPNADGSFPPTTYPLESQGRRNPSLPNRLEPFRDFAAVFHDQSAVIQAFPGFWGDPVFGQMLDPARDAFMVNYGSGGMGAEVIANRVGVGPMHDCLSCAYEEFFLSAHATGDIAMQVDVPANTGLETLAPSQTPPADSVGIKASMALYPAEPSNVAHSYLGDAVKFRNISVGYEQHVFHLHGHQWLFNPNDDNSDYMDAQGVGPGSGYTYEIAHGGSGNRNRVVGDAIYHCHFYPHFAQGMWAMWRIHDVFEEGTRLAVTQDGINDYHAEPFALRSGLPATGARALPDGEIVAGTPIPAVVPLPGKALPPMPGKVVVIPKISGETQVAEHEAGDDDSPHGGPKVVGSLALVDRSEANRNADGSLKNPGYPFWIGGLESTVGQRPPTPPLDMLDAPTATALRDSGKALWSALDPAQAGGWDGGLARHGLDGWAAGGEAQVSTTSLDMSKSLERAKPVYFPEEGTEVEQAAMAFHAKPSHPSFAVLPSGELQPRNFLTNGAPPVAGAPFFEPCMDDRQKRLLRSAGAGMFNSGERLDAQSFSGASPFSADHPRVYKGANIQFDAVFNKVGYHFPQTRILTLWEDAWPVITKQRPPEPLVMRMNTFDCTLYQHTNLVPSVYELDDFQVRTPTDVIGQHIHLPKWDLTAADGSANGWNYEDGVLSPSTVIERIHAIRRFNNCQAGDPREGSGDCPVAKQHPFFGQFNRADWLGARTMLQRWFADPVLNVHNIDRGLGNIFTHDHLGPSTHQQVGMYATVLAEPAGSKWYHAETGESLYNGGGRQDGGPTSWQAVIETGDLDGDSKNDSFREFFLEFSDFQHAYEAGVYVGAGPDGIPNAGAFPATADSFRYAINPPGRKAAANRLDSVLEVASGQLLTCPTRPCPQAISASDPGIFVVNYRHEPLGLRIYDPNKIAPDGKPGMQADGLAGDLAYALQSRTDRAIPALNLAPSAIRSATGPTGGVTLMPAHINRGDMPGDPFTPTLRTYTGDNVRLRVNAGGHEEEHNVTMHGVKWLHSGSGFGNSSNTGWKASQMIAISEQFGFMAPVAMMSSAASDTGDYLYSMDASLEGYWSGLWGIMRNYSQSRSDLFPLPNNPRPVTARNTANFNGVCPRVGPNPNGIGTRPTVQRNYEVVAALANDILANPLGLTIGDAAGEGQHVGGPLNPLGGTLVYNPRPVTVPQVTVFDPEDGETFTIGGQSGPLHDPTAILYVRKADLDPVSGKLKPGVPIEPLVLRAAAGDCINITLENRLPLVMPDLVNNAVMQGTVKRDRSGAQGSSTFNNNLMRPSSHVGLHAQLLTYDVSKSDGFNVGGNPVQTVAPRVGSSGAWPSRTYQYYAGHLERAGQPVASQLGRNVDVIQATPIEFGGLNLMPADPIKQPQKGLVAAMTITPPGSTWQEDAASRASATVQAPGGTPYRDFAMVWQKSLNMRWANGLPVENMASEGPGVPNDPKDNSDMAINYKSEPLWYRFARAPDAPFGQAGGNGLGAVPDAHRAYSNSLVGGDPVTPILRVKPGQPFRTHILMPSGGSRGATFQLDGHIWAFNPFQAERVDLWGYPMKDAGIGSVRFGYNPMAMYIGAQESVLPAAHFSFMFPSAGGANAVAGDYLYRDYAAFGNLGGMWGLLRVSDEPLPGVAQ is encoded by the coding sequence ATGATCTGCGCCCAACTGCACACTGGAATTGAACTCGAACGTATCCGCACCTGGTTGCGAAAACCCCAAGGCCTGGCGGTCCTTGCCGGCGTGTGGTTGGCCGGGGGTGAATTCGCCGAAGCCGCGGTGCAGTGCCAGCGCACTCTGGTCGCCAATGTCGTGGCCATGGACCAGCCGCTGATGTTCAACCGGCTCGGCGCGCACAACCCCAACGGCATGATGTACGCCCTGCGCGCCGACGTGGTCGACAGCAACGGTCTGCTGATCACCCAGGGCGGCAGCGCCACCCCCGGTCAAGTCACCCTGCGCCCGGACAAGCGTCCGCGCCCCTTGGTGCTGCGGGTCGCCGCCGGTGATTGCCTGACGGTCAACCTGCAAAACCTGCTGGGGTTCCAGGCCAACCCTAATGGCCAGGGCAACGACCACGAGAACCCGGCCCTCGGCGAGTTGCACGTCGATGCCCAAGTCGCTGATCGGCATGTCGGTTTCCAGGTCAACGGCCTGCAGGCGTTCGGTTCGATCAACGATATTTCCGCCAACAGCGGGCGCAACGACAACACCCTGCTGTCCCCCGGACAAAGCCGCAGCTACACCCTGTACGCCGAACGCGAAGGCACCTTTGTTGCCACCAGCTACGGCGCCACCTTCGGCAGCGAGGGCTCTTCGGGCAACGTCGGCAACGGCCTGTTCGGCCAGGTGGTGGTGCTGCCCAAAGGCGGTCGCGCCTATCACAACACGGTCACCGAAGAAGACCTGCGCCTGGCCACCCGCGGGCGCACGCCGGCGGGGCAGCCGGTGATCGACTACCAGGCGCGCTACCCGGTGCAGCAACCCTGGATTGCCGAAGGCAAGGCCGGCAAACCGATCCTGAGCATGGTCGATGGCAACGAGATCATCGCCAGTAATGCCGACGCCATCGTCATGGGACCGAACGCCGATGGCAGCTTCCCACCGACCACCTATCCCCTGGAAAGCCAGGGCCGACGCAACCCCAGCCTGCCCAATCGGCTGGAACCGTTCCGCGATTTCGCGGCGGTGTTCCATGATCAGTCGGCGGTGATCCAGGCGTTCCCCGGGTTTTGGGGCGACCCGGTGTTCGGCCAGATGCTCGACCCGGCGCGCGACGCCTTCATGGTCAACTACGGTTCCGGCGGCATGGGTGCCGAGGTCATCGCCAATCGCGTGGGGGTCGGGCCGATGCATGACTGCCTGTCCTGCGCCTACGAAGAATTCTTCCTCAGTGCCCACGCCACCGGCGATATCGCCATGCAGGTCGATGTCCCGGCCAACACTGGCCTGGAAACCCTTGCGCCGAGCCAGACACCGCCGGCCGACAGTGTCGGGATCAAGGCGAGCATGGCGCTGTACCCGGCCGAGCCGTCCAACGTCGCCCACAGTTACCTCGGCGATGCGGTGAAATTTCGCAATATCAGCGTCGGCTACGAGCAGCACGTGTTCCATCTGCACGGCCATCAATGGTTGTTCAACCCCAACGATGACAACTCCGACTACATGGACGCCCAGGGCGTCGGCCCGGGTTCGGGATACACCTACGAGATCGCCCACGGCGGCTCCGGCAACCGCAATCGGGTGGTCGGCGATGCGATCTATCACTGCCATTTCTACCCGCATTTCGCCCAGGGCATGTGGGCCATGTGGCGCATCCACGATGTGTTTGAAGAAGGCACGCGGCTGGCGGTGACCCAGGACGGCATCAACGACTACCACGCCGAGCCGTTCGCCTTGCGCAGCGGCCTGCCAGCCACGGGTGCGCGGGCCCTGCCCGATGGCGAAATCGTCGCCGGTACGCCGATTCCGGCGGTCGTGCCGTTGCCGGGCAAAGCCTTGCCGCCGATGCCGGGTAAAGTGGTGGTGATTCCGAAAATCAGTGGCGAAACCCAAGTCGCCGAGCACGAGGCGGGCGACGATGACTCGCCTCACGGTGGACCGAAAGTGGTCGGCTCGCTGGCCCTGGTCGACCGCAGCGAAGCCAACCGCAACGCCGATGGCAGCTTGAAAAACCCTGGCTATCCGTTCTGGATCGGCGGCCTCGAAAGCACCGTCGGCCAACGCCCGCCGACTCCACCGCTGGACATGCTCGACGCACCTACCGCCACCGCCCTGCGCGACAGCGGCAAGGCCTTATGGTCGGCGCTCGATCCGGCCCAGGCCGGTGGTTGGGACGGCGGTCTGGCACGGCATGGCCTGGATGGCTGGGCGGCGGGCGGTGAGGCGCAAGTGAGCACTACTTCGCTGGACATGAGCAAGTCGCTGGAGCGGGCCAAGCCGGTGTATTTCCCGGAGGAGGGCACCGAGGTCGAACAGGCGGCCATGGCCTTCCACGCCAAGCCGTCCCACCCCAGCTTCGCCGTGCTGCCCAGCGGTGAACTGCAGCCGCGCAACTTTCTCACCAACGGTGCGCCGCCGGTGGCTGGTGCGCCGTTCTTCGAGCCGTGCATGGACGACCGGCAAAAGCGCCTGCTGCGCAGCGCCGGTGCCGGCATGTTCAACAGTGGCGAGCGTCTCGACGCCCAGTCATTCAGCGGCGCCTCGCCGTTCAGTGCCGATCACCCGCGCGTTTACAAGGGCGCGAATATCCAGTTCGACGCGGTGTTCAACAAGGTCGGCTACCACTTCCCGCAAACCCGCATCCTGACCCTGTGGGAGGACGCCTGGCCGGTGATCACCAAGCAGCGTCCGCCGGAGCCTCTGGTGATGCGCATGAACACCTTCGACTGCACCCTATACCAGCACACCAACCTGGTGCCGTCGGTGTATGAGCTGGACGATTTCCAGGTGCGCACGCCCACCGATGTCATCGGCCAGCACATCCATCTGCCCAAGTGGGACCTGACCGCCGCCGACGGCTCGGCCAACGGCTGGAACTACGAGGACGGGGTGCTTTCGCCGTCCACTGTGATCGAGCGCATCCACGCCATTCGCCGCTTCAACAATTGCCAGGCCGGCGATCCACGCGAAGGTTCCGGCGATTGCCCGGTGGCCAAGCAGCACCCGTTCTTCGGCCAGTTCAACCGCGCCGACTGGCTCGGCGCGCGGACCATGTTGCAACGCTGGTTCGCCGACCCGGTGCTCAACGTCCACAACATCGATCGCGGCCTGGGCAACATCTTCACCCATGACCACCTCGGCCCATCGACCCATCAGCAAGTGGGCATGTACGCCACGGTGCTGGCCGAACCGGCGGGCTCCAAGTGGTACCACGCCGAGACCGGTGAGTCCCTGTACAACGGCGGCGGGCGCCAGGACGGCGGTCCGACGTCGTGGCAGGCGGTGATCGAAACCGGCGACCTCGACGGCGACAGCAAGAACGACAGCTTCCGCGAGTTCTTCCTCGAGTTCAGCGACTTCCAGCACGCCTATGAAGCCGGCGTGTATGTCGGCGCCGGCCCCGATGGCATCCCCAATGCGGGCGCTTTCCCGGCTACCGCCGACAGCTTCCGCTACGCGATCAACCCGCCGGGGCGCAAGGCGGCGGCCAATCGGCTGGACTCGGTGCTGGAAGTGGCCAGCGGGCAATTGCTGACCTGCCCGACGCGGCCCTGCCCGCAGGCGATCTCGGCCTCCGATCCGGGGATCTTCGTCGTCAACTATCGCCACGAACCGCTGGGGCTGCGCATCTACGACCCGAACAAGATCGCGCCGGATGGCAAGCCCGGGATGCAGGCCGATGGCTTGGCCGGTGACCTGGCCTACGCCCTGCAAAGCCGCACCGACCGGGCGATCCCGGCGCTCAACCTGGCGCCCAGTGCGATCCGCTCGGCGACCGGGCCGACTGGCGGGGTCACGCTGATGCCGGCGCACATCAATCGCGGCGACATGCCGGGCGATCCGTTCACCCCGACCTTGCGCACCTACACCGGTGACAACGTACGCCTGCGGGTGAATGCCGGTGGCCATGAAGAGGAGCACAACGTGACGATGCACGGGGTCAAGTGGCTGCATTCCGGCAGCGGCTTTGGCAACAGTTCCAACACCGGCTGGAAGGCTTCGCAGATGATCGCGATTTCCGAGCAGTTCGGCTTCATGGCGCCGGTGGCGATGATGTCCAGCGCCGCCAGCGACACCGGCGACTACCTGTATTCCATGGATGCGTCCCTGGAGGGTTACTGGAGCGGCCTGTGGGGCATCATGCGCAACTACTCGCAGAGCCGCAGTGACCTGTTCCCGCTGCCTAACAACCCGCGGCCGGTGACCGCGCGCAACACCGCCAACTTCAATGGCGTGTGCCCGCGCGTCGGACCCAATCCCAACGGCATTGGTACCCGGCCAACGGTGCAGCGCAACTATGAAGTGGTTGCGGCGCTGGCCAACGACATCCTCGCCAACCCGCTGGGTCTGACCATTGGCGATGCCGCAGGCGAGGGCCAGCATGTCGGCGGTCCGCTCAATCCGCTGGGCGGCACCCTGGTCTACAACCCAAGGCCGGTGACGGTGCCGCAGGTAACCGTCTTCGATCCCGAGGATGGCGAGACCTTCACCATTGGCGGGCAGTCCGGGCCGCTGCATGACCCGACCGCGATCCTCTATGTGCGCAAGGCCGACCTCGACCCAGTCAGCGGCAAACTCAAGCCCGGGGTGCCGATCGAGCCGCTGGTGCTGCGCGCCGCTGCCGGCGATTGCATCAACATCACCCTGGAAAACCGTCTGCCGCTGGTGATGCCGGACCTGGTCAACAACGCGGTGATGCAAGGCACGGTCAAGCGTGATCGTTCCGGCGCGCAGGGTTCGAGCACTTTCAACAACAACCTGATGCGGCCTTCCAGCCACGTTGGCCTGCATGCGCAGTTGCTGACCTACGACGTCAGCAAGTCCGATGGCTTCAACGTCGGCGGCAACCCGGTGCAAACCGTGGCGCCACGGGTCGGCAGCAGCGGGGCCTGGCCGAGCCGCACCTACCAGTACTACGCCGGACACCTGGAGCGCGCCGGTCAACCGGTGGCCTCGCAACTGGGGCGCAACGTCGACGTAATCCAGGCCACGCCCATCGAGTTCGGCGGCCTCAACCTGATGCCGGCCGACCCGATCAAGCAACCGCAGAAAGGCCTGGTGGCGGCCATGACCATCACCCCGCCGGGCTCGACCTGGCAGGAGGACGCCGCGTCCCGGGCCTCGGCCACGGTGCAGGCGCCCGGTGGCACTCCGTATCGCGATTTCGCGATGGTCTGGCAAAAGTCGCTGAACATGCGCTGGGCCAACGGCTTGCCGGTGGAGAACATGGCGTCGGAGGGGCCGGGCGTGCCCAACGACCCCAAAGACAACTCGGACATGGCCATCAACTACAAGAGCGAGCCGCTGTGGTACCGCTTCGCCCGCGCCCCGGACGCACCCTTTGGCCAGGCCGGCGGCAATGGTCTGGGCGCGGTGCCCGATGCACACCGGGCCTACAGCAACAGCCTGGTGGGTGGCGACCCGGTGACCCCGATCCTGCGGGTCAAACCCGGCCAGCCATTCCGCACCCACATACTGATGCCCTCGGGCGGCAGCCGTGGCGCGACGTTCCAGCTCGACGGCCACATCTGGGCGTTCAACCCGTTCCAGGCCGAACGGGTCGACCTTTGGGGCTATCCGATGAAAGACGCCGGCATCGGCTCGGTGCGCTTCGGCTACAACCCCATGGCCATGTACATCGGCGCCCAGGAAAGCGTACTCCCCGCTGCCCACTTCAGCTTCATGTTCCCCAGCGCCGGCGGCGCCAACGCGGTGGCAGGGGATTACCTGTACCGGGATTATGCGGCGTTCGGCAATTTGGGCGGGATGTGGGGGTTGTTGCGGGTGAGTGATGAGCCGCTGCCGGGGGTGGCCCAATAG